A genomic region of Solanum dulcamara chromosome 2, daSolDulc1.2, whole genome shotgun sequence contains the following coding sequences:
- the LOC129871191 gene encoding uncharacterized protein LOC129871191 — MYQTIKEHYWWNSMKKDIAKFTSRCLVCQQIKAEHQVPTGLLELLSIPEWKWERITMDFVSGLLCTQRNHDAIWVVVDRLTKNAHFLAIKMDYPLEHLAELYVEEIVRLHRVPVSIVSDQDPRFTSRFWTRLQEPLGTRLNFSTSFHLQTDGQSERIVQQTEDKVKVIKDHLKIASDRQKSYADLKRCEIEYQVGDKVFLKISPWKKIMIFGQKGKLIPRFIGPYEVLERVGPVVYKLALPPELDKIHNVFHVSMLRRYGSDPSHILPVESIEINPDQTYNEEPIQILARERKELRNKKVLLVKVLWRNHSGNKATWEREEDMQIPYPHLF, encoded by the exons ATGTACCAAACTATTAAAGAACACTACTGGTGGAAtagtatgaagaaggacattgcgaAGTTTACTTCTAGATGCTTAGTTTGTCAACAGATAAAGGCCGAGCATCAAGTACCAACTGGTTTGTTAGAACTCTTGTCgatacctgagtggaaatgggaaagaataactatggactttgtttctGGGCTTCTATgcactcaaagaaatcatgatgcaatttgggttGTAGTTGATAGGCTAACCAAAAATGCTCATTTCTTGGCTATCAAGATGGACTACCCACTAGAACATCTTGCAGAATTGTATGTTGAGGAGATTGTGAGGTTACATAGAGTTCCTGTTTCTATTGTATCAGACCAAGacccaaggtttacatctagattctgGACTAGATTGCAAGAACCTTTGGGcactaggttgaactttagtacatctttccaTCTGCAGACAGACGGTCAATCCGAGAGG ATTGTGCAACAAACTGAAGATAAGGTAAAGGTCATTAAGGATCATCTAAAAATTGCTTCAgatagacaaaagtcttatgctgATCTTAAGAGGTGTGAAATTGAGTATCAAGTAGGAGATAAGGTCTTTTTAAAGATTTCTCCATGGAAGAAGATTATGATATTTGGCCAAAAAGGGAAACTTATTCCTCGATTTATTGgaccatatgaagtacttgagagagttggtcCAGTTGTATATAAATTAGCTCTTCCACCAGAATTAGATAAgatccacaatgtcttccatgtttctatgcttagaaGGTATGGCTCAGATCCATCTCATATTCTTCCTGTCGAATCCATTGAGATAAATCCTGACCAGACATATAATGAAgaacctatccaaatcttggCCCGTGAGAGAAAAGAGCTTAGAAATaagaaagttcttttagtaaaagtcctttggaggaatcattcTGGCAATAAAGCAACCTGGGAGCGAGAAGAGGATATGCAAATTCCGTATCCACATTTGTTTTGA